The proteins below come from a single Amphiura filiformis chromosome 15, Afil_fr2py, whole genome shotgun sequence genomic window:
- the LOC140170658 gene encoding uncharacterized protein — MEWFNFDFAEGRSARDTSTIQPFRQEELIPDEYFILGSLDPTVKPLESILTEEQVRLNQRVTVVNQTEGYVRAVTEDGIEYTGNYAIVTSTVGVIQNGGITFDPPLPPWKSEEFCRFQMGTIDPIFLKFETKFWDDTEFILHANDRHGYYPAFLNLEAEGLHPPGTNILIGFLTGDEAYRAELLTDDEVKAEILEVLRNMYGDDNVPDPVEFYMSRFATDPLLYGTFPTWPIGIVPMDAQMRLRANVGRVYFAPAGAGSAEFIGIYRGSIADGEAAAEAVIGCLLEGECDEYSPAEPKAPPLCSDVKPYNPNKRRKNFNVRP; from the exons ATGGAATGGTTTAACTTTGACTTTGCTGAAGGGAGATCGGCTCGAGATACATCAACAATTCAACCATTTCGCCAAGAAGAACTAATTCCTGATGAATATTTCATTCTTGGAAGCTTAGATCCCACGGTGAAACCTCTAGAATCTATACTAACGGAAGAGCAAGTTCGCTTGAACCAG CGTGTTACGGTCGTGAACCAAACTGAAGGGTACGTCAGGGCAGTCACAGAGGATGGTATCGAATACACAGGCAACTATGCAATTGTAACCAGCACCGTTGGGgttattcaaaatggcggcataaCATTTGATCCTCCTCTACCACCGTGGAAGTCCGAAGAGTTTTGTCGATTTCAAATGGGGACCATTGATCCAATCTTCCTCAAATTTGAAACCAAGTTTTGGGATGACACAGAGTTCATTTTGCATGCCAATGACAGACACGGATACTATCCAGCATTCTTGAATTTAGAAGCCGAAGGTCTTCACCCGCCTGGAACGAACATCTTGATTGGATTCCTGACGGGAGATGAGGCATATCGAGCAGAATTATTGACAGACGATGAAGTAAAAGCTGAG ATACTTGAAGTATTAAGAAACATGTACGGCGATGACAATGTACCAGACCCTGTGGAATTTTATATGTCCCGATTCGCTACGGATCCTCTTCTCTATGGTACCTTCCCTACTTGGCCAATAGGTATCGTTCCAATGGATGCCCAGATGCGCCTGAGAGCCAACGTTGGAAGGGTCTACTTCGCTCCTGCAG GTGCCGGTAGTGCTGAGTTCATTGGTATTTACAGAGGAAGTATTGCAGATGGTGAGGCGGCGGCAGAAGCAGTCATTGGGTGTCTTCTTGAGGGAGAGTGTGATGAGTATTCTCCTGCAGAACCGAAAGCTCCTCCTCTTTGTAGTGACGTCAAACCCTATAATCCAAATAAGCGTCGTAAGAACTTTAACGTGAGACCATAA